The segment gtggcgctctCCCTCTTCATTAAACCACTTCTGAATCTACACAGAGGGAGCACACAGGGAGAACGTTAAATACTGCAAACATTTAGCTTTGAAATTACGAAAGCACCCATCTAAACATCAGAAGGCAGATCACAGTTAGCACCTGGATGAAGTGCCCCTCCATCTCTCGGAGTTGCAGCAGGTGCTCCAGGTGTTCCAGTGACATGTTGGACCTCTGCACAAGTATGTGAGCCTGCTCCTCCACATGGTTGTACAGGCTGGTCAATGAGTCCACTGCATCACTGCATGATGGAAAAAGATAgattaaaaagcaaataaaactgATAAATGTAGTTTTAAATATACATGATTATAGTGCTAATGTTATTCTAGTAGTCTAGAAGACTAAATGAATGAAACCCTGAATGAGACTGGGATTTTCTCTACATATAAATATAGCATGGGAAAGCAGGATGTCGTGTGTTTACCTAAGGTCCTCGCAGTGGGGGTATTTAAGGTCACTCTCCTTCCTCAGCCGAGCCAAGATGGCCCCGCCTTCCCTCTGCAGCCTGACCAATCGGCTGTCCTCCAGAACATCCCTCATCAGAGTCCTCTGGTCCATCATACACTGCTGCACAGTCTATTTGAGAAACACGattctgtcttcatttatatAAACTATTTAGCTAAATTCCATGTATTTGAACTGAAGAATGAGTTGAATAACTTAAACTCAAGTAACAACATGGTAATTAATACATCGTTAAGGTACCTGCACAGTGTCTGTCCTCTGGGGCTCCTCTAACCTACTGATGGCTCTCAGCAGTAGGCTGGATGCTTCGTGAAGTTCACACACAAAGGGGAAGAGTTTCTACAGAAGAAATTATATGGACATGTGTAAATCatgatctgaaaaacaaaaaaacaactcgGACCACTAAATTAAGTAGAGGACAGAATGTGTCTCACCTGGTGCAGCTCCATCCAGTCACAGTGGCTGTAAGACAGTGTGCCATCCAGCTGAGGGCTCAGCTGACTCACCTCCACCAGCTTCAACAAGGTTTTCATTGTTGTCACCACATCAGTCTGCAAAACATCACATTAACAAGTGGATACAGTGTGTTTGATCTCCGATCGATTGCCCTTTACATAAAACTAAAAAGAAGTACTGTATGTTTCATGTGgaccacatttaaaaaaagactttaaaGAGTGTAGAGGCTGACCTGTATCCCAGGACACCTTTCTGGACGGGTGTTGCTTTCCTTGTCCACCAGCAGTACCAAACTGTTCACTGCCTGGGGAAACTGCTCCTGTAACAGTTAAACAGAGACACATTTAAGCCAATTGATTTTGAGTTAGGTCCTTTTATTGATCCATTTTCAATAGCACTGCCATACATATAGCAGTGATAATGAAAATGGGATTTGCAGTTTtattagataaaaaaaataatcaaaaataaacatcaaaaaCTCAATGGATGGATTTagttttaataataaatgtttaattaaattGATGCAGTTTAcatttgattaaaaataaatgtttccaCTGTTCAGTTACCAAAGCGCAGGAGCTGGTACATGAAAGGCGTGATGTTTAATTCAAGTTCAATTCTTTGTCTGCAAACATCAACACTACAGCAGCAACTCACAGACACTGTGTGCCTCTTTACCTGAAGAGTCATCAGACCCTTATAGAGCTGAGGTGGAGGGTTTGTCTTTCTAGCATCAAAGATCAGTGTCATCCCAGTTTCCCTGATCTCCTTcctagaaacaaaaacaaacattcacgTCAGTGATGCATACAACTGGGGCCTGGGATGATACAAGAACTGTCTTCCTGCCTGTCTGTGGTCATACGGTTTGGTGTCTTTAGTCCTTCCTCACCTGGTGACAGAGTAGAAATAAAGCAGCATCTGGAAAACCTCATGGCTTGTGACAGTCAAACGCCATCCCGCGTGGCCTCCATAGAGCTCAACTATTGCCCTGCCTGTCCTGTCTCTACTGCCTGGAGGAGTCAGAAAAAAGGAGATATGTTGTAGATTATCACAAAGATCAGTCCACTGTTTATTTACACCAAGTCTGAAACAAAGAGCAAGGACACGCAGAGAAACATACTACCAAATATCTCAGATTGTATTACCTGTGAGAGATGCTACTCCTAGATAGACAGGGTGGGCTCTGGGGTCTGGGGATCCCAGTGGGAGGTGGTCAGGTCTAGGACGAGTAGAGGCAGGCTGGGAGGTCTTATGTGTCAGTGGATGCTGATCTGCCTGTGGTGACCTTTCTGTCTGAGGGccatttctgtttgttgtggTAGACTGAGCACCATCTgtggaaagttttttttctattttgttatgatgaaaaatgaaaaaaaatcaaaacccTAAAGAAGTTATCCCAACAACACCTCCTCAAAAACAATATAACAGAACTCTACCTGGAACCACCATCTTCCTCCTGATGATCTTGGGTGACACCAGTCCAAAAGCTgtgctgtttttacattttaccacATGTAGCTGGGGAACTTCTGCACAGGAGTCagtattttctctcctcctgaCATTGCGTCCATCAACAATAACCACTTCACACCTTTCTGAGGTGTCCACCACTGCCGTGGAGAGGGATGAGCATCTTCCATTTGATTCCTTTTCTCGTCTGTTTTGTGAGGAATTAGAGAAGTTTGGACACATCCCTGTATTGTTGGTTCTGTTCTGCAGGCGAACACTTGAACTAAAGGGTAACTTGGGGTGTTTGGTGGAGACATCTGATTGTGTAGGGCCATTTGAGCCTGACATAAAATTAGTAGTATTTAGTCTTGTCATTGCTGTTGAATCAGACCCATTCACATTGCCATAAGAATCAGCAGAGTGAGCATCCCGTATTTCCCTAAAGGGCACAGCAGTCCTTTCAGTTGTCTGCTTTGGTAGCACAACAAATTGTGAAGTGTTTGTCCTCCTGTAATCCACACAGTGGACAGCATCTGTCTCTGCTGGTGTCCAATAAGGAACAGTGTTCCTTTCTCCCGACTCTTCACAAATGGCTCCGCTGACAGAGGATGGAGACTGATGGCACCATGTTCCTTGAATGTTATAACATGACTCCCCTGTTTCAGTCTCAGTTGGCCCCTGCGTGTCATCACACAGTGAGAAAtcaccatcctcctccaccacagctAACATATTACCCCTCTCCTCCGCCTGTCCAAAGGTGACAGGGTTTTGTAGAGCAGCCTGATAGGACTCCCTGTAGCGACACCTCAGCTCCTGAGCTCTGGTGACCTTTCCACCCTGTCTCCTTCTCATGCACGGGGTACATGGTTTCTCTGAGAAACACTGAGACGGTTGAAGGGAGTCAGCCTGAGGCTGGTGGTGTGGTTGGGAATGGCTGTGAGTGGATGGAGATCCtgtttctgcagacatgttGGGCTTTAATGATGCAGCAAGTATCGATGTAGAATGACAGTGTGGTTTTGTAGGAAACTGCACATGTGACTGAGCATTAGGAGGGATCTGTGTGCCTGgctgcctttgtgtttgtctgtgaggTTCCTTTTGTGAATAGGACTGGTTTTGTGATGGTCTCTGTGGATACCTTTGCatttgtacttgtgtgtgtggctggattTGCACTTCTGATTTTCGTTGTTCTTCTGTACGTGACTGAGCTTTAGCAAAAAGCATAGTGGCCTGCTGTACATCAATGTACTCTCCTTCTACAATAATGTCAGCTCCTTCTACTTTTTGTGGATTTTCATAAACAGTTACACTCTTATTCTCAATTTTGAGTCTATCACCACTAGCAGGGATGTGTGTATTTGACACACTGCTTGTTTTTGTAGATGTATTTGGATCTATTCCAGTAAAATTGCAGTCCCACGTATTTGGTGACACCCAGCCAACAGGCTTAGGGTCAGTTTCAGTCTCTTTAACATTGACCAGCCTTGATGATGAAGCAGTGCTAGTATCCACCAAGCAAAGTGACACAGCAATCCCGTGCTTTGCTGGACATATTCTGGTCTCCACAGAGAAGGCAGAGGGGTGTGGAGAAGGTGTTAAACCTGAATTCCTAACAGCTATAGGATACTGTTTAGGTGCAGAAAGTGGAAATGACTTATTTGATGAAGACTTCTCTGCAAAATCAGGAATAGATGAAGacggaagaggaagaggaggtggtaAAGAGGGAtatgaaggaggagcagaggccaTACTACTCCCAGCCTTTGGTGGCACATCCACAAAATCAGGCACAGCCACTCGTTCCCATGGTAACCTCACCACGCCTTGCTCAGTGGCGAGCAGGCACTGGTTGAGAGGCGTTCCCTGTCGGCCGTGGTTGATCTCGTCTAACCAGTCACAGCTGAATATACAAGGATAGAACGTTTCAGGGATTGGCGTCTCCTCAATGAGTTCTGCTGGAAGCCCCTCCTCTTCCAGGAGGCTGCAGACCAAAATACGAGCTGACTGATCACAGAAAGGTGCCACCTGGAGGTAGAAGTCACCAGGCTGAAGAAGCAGGGGGTTGATAGGAGCAAGCTGGATGACGATTTGgtcatgtaaacacagaggcCAGCCCTCACAGAGGAAAAGTGCATCGGAGTAGCGAGCCTAAGGAAACAAGGTCACAAACAATTTGGATTCATTAGAAATAAAGGGACTTTTTTTCTATTACCAGTAGATCTTACACAAGCTCAGCACACCACTAAAACACTTACACAAGCTGCCTCCTGCACAGTGTCTAAGATGTGCTTGGCTGGGACCAGAAAGTCCAGCAAGCACCGCAGGGCATCTCCATGATACCGACTGTCAATGATTTGGAAGAGCTGGCTGAGAAGAGTGGGAGCAGTGGCCTCGAAGGGCGGGTAGAGCACTGAAAGAAGGTTCTGGATCGAGCCCTCCAGAGAATCAAGGTTCTGAAAACATACAGAGACATGAAAGACTACACTAAATCGCACAGGCTTTCTTCCTCAACCTCATGGCCTGCTGagagaacaacaacacaaatttCCACACTCACCATTAAATATACAGGCAGCCAGCCTGACAACAAACATCCAAGTAAACACAGTGTGATGGCTGGTCCCAAGGCTAGCAAGCCTCCTGGTTTATGGTTTCACATTCCCTTTGACCTGTACTCAAGGCCCGCTACCCACTTTTAGGCCCTGCTTTATTTAGCTCAGCAAAGGCCACAGCAGCGACCTCGGGGGTTAATGTATATACAGTCATGGCTGAGGCTCTGTGGGGCTTCAAGAAGGGCGATGCAAGAATGTTGATACACAGAAGGAATGTTGCTGCCCCAGAAATGCATACAATAACAGACATCAGGTGTTAATCAGTGAAcactgtgctaagctaagctaagtggCAGCAGACTTAAATTTGCCTCATACAAGACTCcaattgattgatttttttgtcaaaaaGTAAGTTAGCGTATTCTCCCATGatgtcacatttacatttattctcTATAACAATTGTCTCCATGAGATTATATTTGGATAAATCATTTTACAcaacatgataacagctgtagACATGGACATAAAAAGGCAGAAACAGAGAATGGCATGTCCCAGTCTCCTAAAACCAAATCTGTGGAGCATCTCAGTGTAGGTTTGTTGTTTCGGATGTTTTCAGGGTCTCAATCTTATCACTTTACACTTTTATCTGAAAACACACTAGAAAAGAACACTGTGACTCAGGTGTTTTTGGTCAGTGCTGCCACACCCCACTGGGACCAAATGCAACAATGGTCATCATGAGGTAAATGGAGAAGGAGAATAATTATGGGATATGGGGATAGGCTGTCAATGAGAGCAGGATGATTGCAGATGCAGAATCtgtgtaaataatttaaatgttcTCTTCTCCTGAAGATATTGACCAGACTTTGCTGTTATCTTAGCACGGTTCAGGCTCATGAAATCTAAATGTGACCTTGAGAAGAAAACTTTATTGATGCTCAGATGAAACATTTGGAAGCACAATGCATGTAGAGAGTAAAATGTATGTCTGCTGACAAGAAACAGGACACTAACAAATATACAGTATCTGACTTTTTGTCTGTCTAGAGTATGTGGCATATGGGTGGACTGCACAgacctgtctctctgcctgggCAGCATACTCCCGCTACAGATTTCACACAGCTCTATATAAACACCCGGGTCTTTCTCACTCAGCCACTGAAATAAATGACGATGCTCACATTGCTGTGGATAAGATGTCCCAGTGCTGGAGCTGAGGGCAGTTTGAATATCTCTGTCCAGTATcattatgaaacagaaatagTCCTTGAACATTCCTGTCAAGCAAGTTCCTGCCTAGACAAGAAGAGACattcaacaataaaaaaaggaaagtatGACCGAGACTTTATACACTCTTGTTGTACATTTGTCTTCAGGAAAAGGGTGATTCAAGTGTGCAAAACACTCCTCCATTCATTTCAATAAATACCACAGAATTTAAACATTTGGTTCCTAAAACAGCACGATTACTGCTATCAACAGCAAATTTATTTAACCTTTTCATACCTAATTTACCGTATCACTGGAGTCAAGTGAAATATCCTGTCAAATATTCAGTTTCTCTAATATTATACACCATGCCTGAGAAATAtgtgaaacacaacaagcatgACAGCACTGATTTGGACAAACTTCAAAGTCTCTACAGACACTGATACAGCCTCTAAATAAGCATGAAAAGAATCAATTTCCTGTATTTATGTCTGCGGTTTTTCATCTGAGCTGATATACACAGATTCCCTACTGGATTACACAAACTATTTAAAGTCGCTATTCTCTTCTGCCCACACAAAGATGAGCTCAGAATTTAGTGAGTTATT is part of the Parambassis ranga chromosome 7, fParRan2.1, whole genome shotgun sequence genome and harbors:
- the LOC114438822 gene encoding uncharacterized protein LOC114438822 isoform X3 yields the protein MNLDSLEGSIQNLLSVLYPPFEATAPTLLSQLFQIIDSRYHGDALRCLLDFLVPAKHILDTVQEAACARYSDALFLCEGWPLCLHDQIVIQLAPINPLLLQPGDFYLQVAPFCDQSARILVCSLLEEEGLPAELIEETPIPETFYPCIFSCDWLDEINHGRQGTPLNQCLLATEQGVVRLPWERVAVPDFVDVPPKAGSSMASAPPSYPSLPPPLPLPSSSIPDFAEKSSSNKSFPLSAPKQYPIAVRNSGLTPSPHPSAFSVETRICPAKHGIAVSLCLVDTSTASSSRLVNVKETETDPKPVGWVSPNTWDCNFTGIDPNTSTKTSSVSNTHIPASGDRLKIENKSVTVYENPQKVEGADIIVEGEYIDVQQATMLFAKAQSRTEEQRKSEVQIQPHTQVQMQRYPQRPSQNQSYSQKEPHRQTQRQPGTQIPPNAQSHVQFPTKPHCHSTSILAASLKPNMSAETGSPSTHSHSQPHHQPQADSLQPSQCFSEKPCTPCMRRRQGGKVTRAQELRCRYRESYQAALQNPVTFGQAEERGNMLAVVEEDGDFSLCDDTQGPTETETGESCYNIQGTWCHQSPSSVSGAICEESGERNTVPYWTPAETDAVHCVDYRRTNTSQFVVLPKQTTERTAVPFREIRDAHSADSYGNVNGSDSTAMTRLNTTNFMSGSNGPTQSDVSTKHPKLPFSSSVRLQNRTNNTGMCPNFSNSSQNRREKESNGRCSSLSTAVVDTSERCEVVIVDGRNVRRRENTDSCAEVPQLHVVKCKNSTAFGLVSPKIIRRKMVVPDGAQSTTTNRNGPQTERSPQADQHPLTHKTSQPASTRPRPDHLPLGSPDPRAHPVYLGVASLTGSRDRTGRAIVELYGGHAGWRLTVTSHEVFQMLLYFYSVTRKEIRETGMTLIFDARKTNPPPQLYKGLMTLQEQFPQAVNSLVLLVDKESNTRPERCPGIQTDVVTTMKTLLKLVEVSQLSPQLDGTLSYSHCDWMELHQKLFPFVCELHEASSLLLRAISRLEEPQRTDTVQTVQQCMMDQRTLMRDVLEDSRLVRLQREGGAILARLRKESDLKYPHCEDLSDAVDSLTSLYNHVEEQAHILVQRSNMSLEHLEHLLQLREMEGHFIQIQKWFNEEGERHLLEAESVDDSGDRMEQILNSFTGFLIEANDRRHHAMSLVTELERLQQSGSSYPETVAFRAFVCSFKSGLEDFLCRAEACGRDLQIMVNVCDFCEQATALASECTEYLDQSQSTVHTTQDHETNAYPIQHQNQDPSLSSEPLSQSIPAAHGSSPNSTTVSLSSTDSSILQTFQERFLEFSPERFQEMKAQASALQGSRGMRVWNTAWLRCQEARQQLQERMQDVTVVYHQQPDSSSWCEEHFVDVVSTNVQTAPPGGQSLVVQSTPGPRHPQWESIVSGAVDLGKRKPKLGSNSPKSTTVACCNIIIKPEDHSDTGNSQGSKAISQSPNRSAKRTDREARRRQMSRTRSERDAAALSQAHTVGCQWFPWGRGLRARSVSQDSCSSALATAGSSSPPEQQVRSPSSCSHHGQPSCRILQEAQKFQISRHGSFCSEDSCMSSQGAVGGNRTSCCKHSSLPIGRYEGPLCPQESASNALRLQRVMEELVFTEREYVRSLGYILTHYLPLMDRPDIPQDLRGKRGIIFGNLEKLYDFHSHYFLPELEACQREPAMVARCFLRHSESFGLYALYSKNKPQSDALILHRRHDIFKKKQQELGDMMDLSSYLLRPIQRISKYSLLLQDMLALAGAYRPKEMIQDKLFASGAHTESVCGSPVYVPDLTSSERERERAEIQAAADLVRFQMRHGNDLLTMDAIQDCDLNLKEQGQLIRQDEFTVFYRKKKCVRRVFLFEDLILFSKTKKTAVGNDVYVYKQSFKTNDIGMTHNSGVSSLCFEIWFRRRKSEDTYTLRASSMDLKQAWTTDLERILWDQAAHSRELRMQERVFMGMCRKPFMDIQPSDAAICDRAVSCSLPGRIPVTCCSHRVLEYSRPHSIGSGSTTSTTLSQSSSSSGRGSLPPAGYPCNQSQGADKNLAICSSSPEAVTDNELNNHHLHQHHLHRNCEPWKTQHPLMSSTESSGQCMTVFSGSERSCLSGISGEVVDDSSDVSQNSLPHPPICRTPSLMTNSSPAVTRKKPGIAPRPPHLGNVQLQVKKDDEIIIGKSTEV
- the LOC114438822 gene encoding uncharacterized protein LOC114438822 isoform X1; amino-acid sequence: MGRTPHRKMNLDSLEGSIQNLLSVLYPPFEATAPTLLSQLFQIIDSRYHGDALRCLLDFLVPAKHILDTVQEAACARYSDALFLCEGWPLCLHDQIVIQLAPINPLLLQPGDFYLQVAPFCDQSARILVCSLLEEEGLPAELIEETPIPETFYPCIFSCDWLDEINHGRQGTPLNQCLLATEQGVVRLPWERVAVPDFVDVPPKAGSSMASAPPSYPSLPPPLPLPSSSIPDFAEKSSSNKSFPLSAPKQYPIAVRNSGLTPSPHPSAFSVETRICPAKHGIAVSLCLVDTSTASSSRLVNVKETETDPKPVGWVSPNTWDCNFTGIDPNTSTKTSSVSNTHIPASGDRLKIENKSVTVYENPQKVEGADIIVEGEYIDVQQATMLFAKAQSRTEEQRKSEVQIQPHTQVQMQRYPQRPSQNQSYSQKEPHRQTQRQPGTQIPPNAQSHVQFPTKPHCHSTSILAASLKPNMSAETGSPSTHSHSQPHHQPQADSLQPSQCFSEKPCTPCMRRRQGGKVTRAQELRCRYRESYQAALQNPVTFGQAEERGNMLAVVEEDGDFSLCDDTQGPTETETGESCYNIQGTWCHQSPSSVSGAICEESGERNTVPYWTPAETDAVHCVDYRRTNTSQFVVLPKQTTERTAVPFREIRDAHSADSYGNVNGSDSTAMTRLNTTNFMSGSNGPTQSDVSTKHPKLPFSSSVRLQNRTNNTGMCPNFSNSSQNRREKESNGRCSSLSTAVVDTSERCEVVIVDGRNVRRRENTDSCAEVPQLHVVKCKNSTAFGLVSPKIIRRKMVVPDGAQSTTTNRNGPQTERSPQADQHPLTHKTSQPASTRPRPDHLPLGSPDPRAHPVYLGVASLTGSRDRTGRAIVELYGGHAGWRLTVTSHEVFQMLLYFYSVTRKEIRETGMTLIFDARKTNPPPQLYKGLMTLQEQFPQAVNSLVLLVDKESNTRPERCPGIQTDVVTTMKTLLKLVEVSQLSPQLDGTLSYSHCDWMELHQKLFPFVCELHEASSLLLRAISRLEEPQRTDTVQTVQQCMMDQRTLMRDVLEDSRLVRLQREGGAILARLRKESDLKYPHCEDLSDAVDSLTSLYNHVEEQAHILVQRSNMSLEHLEHLLQLREMEGHFIQIQKWFNEEGERHLLEAESVDDSGDRMEQILNSFTGFLIEANDRRHHAMSLVTELERLQQSGSSYPETVAFRAFVCSFKSGLEDFLCRAEACGRDLQIMVNVCDFCEQATALASECTEYLDQSQSTVHTTQDHETNAYPIQHQNQDPSLSSEPLSQSIPAAHGSSPNSTTVSLSSTDSSILQTFQERFLEFSPERFQEMKAQASALQGSRGMRVWNTAWLRCQEARQQLQERMQDVTVVYHQQPDSSSWCEEHFVDVVSTNVQTAPPGGQSLVVQSTPGPRHPQWESIVSGAVDLGKRKPKLGSNSPKSTTVACCNIIIKPEDHSDTGNSQGSKAISQSPNRSAKRTDREARRRQMSRTRSERDAAALSQAHTVGCQWFPWGRGLRARSVSQDSCSSALATAGSSSPPEQQVRSPSSCSHHGQPSCRILQEAQKFQISRHGSFCSEDSCMSSQGAVGGNRTSCCKHSSLPIGRYEGPLCPQESASNALRLQRVMEELVFTEREYVRSLGYILTHYLPLMDRPDIPQDLRGKRGIIFGNLEKLYDFHSHYFLPELEACQREPAMVARCFLRHSESFGLYALYSKNKPQSDALILHRRHDIFKKKQQELGDMMDLSSYLLRPIQRISKYSLLLQDMLALAGAYRPKEMIQDKLFASGAHTESVCGSPVYVPDLTSSERERERAEIQAAADLVRFQMRHGNDLLTMDAIQDCDLNLKEQGQLIRQDEFTVFYRKKKCVRRVFLFEDLILFSKTKKTAVGNDVYVYKQSFKTNDIGMTHNSGVSSLCFEIWFRRRKSEDTYTLRASSMDLKQAWTTDLERILWDQAAHSRELRMQERVFMGMCRKPFMDIQPSDAAICDRAVSCSLPGRIPVTCCSHRVLEYSRPHSIGSGSTTSTTLSQSSSSSGRGSLPPAGYPCNQSQGADKNLAICSSSPEAVTDNELNNHHLHQHHLHRNCEPWKTQHPLMSSTESSGQCMTVFSGSERSCLSGISGEVVDDSSDVSQNSLPHPPICRTPSLMTNSSPAVTRKKPGIAPRPPHLGNVQLQVKKDDEIIIGKSTEV
- the LOC114438822 gene encoding uncharacterized protein LOC114438822 isoform X2, with protein sequence MMSKSFCCRNLDSLEGSIQNLLSVLYPPFEATAPTLLSQLFQIIDSRYHGDALRCLLDFLVPAKHILDTVQEAACARYSDALFLCEGWPLCLHDQIVIQLAPINPLLLQPGDFYLQVAPFCDQSARILVCSLLEEEGLPAELIEETPIPETFYPCIFSCDWLDEINHGRQGTPLNQCLLATEQGVVRLPWERVAVPDFVDVPPKAGSSMASAPPSYPSLPPPLPLPSSSIPDFAEKSSSNKSFPLSAPKQYPIAVRNSGLTPSPHPSAFSVETRICPAKHGIAVSLCLVDTSTASSSRLVNVKETETDPKPVGWVSPNTWDCNFTGIDPNTSTKTSSVSNTHIPASGDRLKIENKSVTVYENPQKVEGADIIVEGEYIDVQQATMLFAKAQSRTEEQRKSEVQIQPHTQVQMQRYPQRPSQNQSYSQKEPHRQTQRQPGTQIPPNAQSHVQFPTKPHCHSTSILAASLKPNMSAETGSPSTHSHSQPHHQPQADSLQPSQCFSEKPCTPCMRRRQGGKVTRAQELRCRYRESYQAALQNPVTFGQAEERGNMLAVVEEDGDFSLCDDTQGPTETETGESCYNIQGTWCHQSPSSVSGAICEESGERNTVPYWTPAETDAVHCVDYRRTNTSQFVVLPKQTTERTAVPFREIRDAHSADSYGNVNGSDSTAMTRLNTTNFMSGSNGPTQSDVSTKHPKLPFSSSVRLQNRTNNTGMCPNFSNSSQNRREKESNGRCSSLSTAVVDTSERCEVVIVDGRNVRRRENTDSCAEVPQLHVVKCKNSTAFGLVSPKIIRRKMVVPDGAQSTTTNRNGPQTERSPQADQHPLTHKTSQPASTRPRPDHLPLGSPDPRAHPVYLGVASLTGSRDRTGRAIVELYGGHAGWRLTVTSHEVFQMLLYFYSVTRKEIRETGMTLIFDARKTNPPPQLYKGLMTLQEQFPQAVNSLVLLVDKESNTRPERCPGIQTDVVTTMKTLLKLVEVSQLSPQLDGTLSYSHCDWMELHQKLFPFVCELHEASSLLLRAISRLEEPQRTDTVQTVQQCMMDQRTLMRDVLEDSRLVRLQREGGAILARLRKESDLKYPHCEDLSDAVDSLTSLYNHVEEQAHILVQRSNMSLEHLEHLLQLREMEGHFIQIQKWFNEEGERHLLEAESVDDSGDRMEQILNSFTGFLIEANDRRHHAMSLVTELERLQQSGSSYPETVAFRAFVCSFKSGLEDFLCRAEACGRDLQIMVNVCDFCEQATALASECTEYLDQSQSTVHTTQDHETNAYPIQHQNQDPSLSSEPLSQSIPAAHGSSPNSTTVSLSSTDSSILQTFQERFLEFSPERFQEMKAQASALQGSRGMRVWNTAWLRCQEARQQLQERMQDVTVVYHQQPDSSSWCEEHFVDVVSTNVQTAPPGGQSLVVQSTPGPRHPQWESIVSGAVDLGKRKPKLGSNSPKSTTVACCNIIIKPEDHSDTGNSQGSKAISQSPNRSAKRTDREARRRQMSRTRSERDAAALSQAHTVGCQWFPWGRGLRARSVSQDSCSSALATAGSSSPPEQQVRSPSSCSHHGQPSCRILQEAQKFQISRHGSFCSEDSCMSSQGAVGGNRTSCCKHSSLPIGRYEGPLCPQESASNALRLQRVMEELVFTEREYVRSLGYILTHYLPLMDRPDIPQDLRGKRGIIFGNLEKLYDFHSHYFLPELEACQREPAMVARCFLRHSESFGLYALYSKNKPQSDALILHRRHDIFKKKQQELGDMMDLSSYLLRPIQRISKYSLLLQDMLALAGAYRPKEMIQDKLFASGAHTESVCGSPVYVPDLTSSERERERAEIQAAADLVRFQMRHGNDLLTMDAIQDCDLNLKEQGQLIRQDEFTVFYRKKKCVRRVFLFEDLILFSKTKKTAVGNDVYVYKQSFKTNDIGMTHNSGVSSLCFEIWFRRRKSEDTYTLRASSMDLKQAWTTDLERILWDQAAHSRELRMQERVFMGMCRKPFMDIQPSDAAICDRAVSCSLPGRIPVTCCSHRVLEYSRPHSIGSGSTTSTTLSQSSSSSGRGSLPPAGYPCNQSQGADKNLAICSSSPEAVTDNELNNHHLHQHHLHRNCEPWKTQHPLMSSTESSGQCMTVFSGSERSCLSGISGEVVDDSSDVSQNSLPHPPICRTPSLMTNSSPAVTRKKPGIAPRPPHLGNVQLQVKKDDEIIIGKSTEV